The region GTTTTTTCTGCTCCGTGTCGGTGATGTGCCAGGTCATCGAAAACTCTTCGGCGATCGGCGCAAACGCCTCACGAAAAGCTTCAAGACCAAAGGGCAGCGTGTCGGCACGAATCTCGTGACGCATGAAAAACCAACCGCTGAGATTGTCCGAGTGATGGCTCGCCTCGGTGATCCAGCCGTTGTGGGAGGCCAGAAAGTTACTGACTTTGGCAACGATGCCAACCCGGTCCGGGCAAGCAATCACCAGCCGAAAAGTGCGCATTAGGGGAAAACTCCAGAACTTCGCAAAGGTCGCCATTCTAGCGATTACGCAGAAAAACTGCAGTATTCCTTGCGGCTTAATCTGCACACATGGCCTGGCGACATCCCTTAATAGCGTAAGGTTTTAGCGCCGCTATATGACGGTGCCACCTCACACTCAGGCAGTTATCAAAAATAAAACGGGATTATCTTTACACCTACCACCTACTAATTAACTCGATTGCATAGCTTTGCCACAAACATTCAACGTAATTCACATAAATGTCTCCTTAAATGTTTACTTGGGGAAATTGCCTGACTATTATTGGGCCACTCCTGTCAATCAGTGCTCTACATAAGGTAGTCCCCATGTCTCTGATCAACGAATACCGCGCCACCGAAGAAGCTATCAAAGAGCTGCAAGCCCGTTTGAAGAACCTGTCCCAAGACGACAAGCTGCAAACCGAGCTGGAATTCGAAGGCAAACTGCGCACCCTGATGGGTGAATACTCCAAATCCCTGCGTGACATCATCGCGCTGCTGGATCCGGAATCGAAAATCAAAGCACCCCGTGGCGCTGTGAAAACTACCGGCACCAAGCGTGCTCGCAAGGTCAAGCAATACAAGAACCCGCACAACGGCGAAGTGATTGAAACCAAAGGTGGCAACCACAAGACGCTGAAAGAGTGGAAAGCCAAGTGGGGCGGCGACGTCGTTGAAGGTTGGGCTACCCTGCTGGGCTAAGCCTGGTCGGGCTATCGCCTGATATGCAACACATTAAAAACGCCAGCTTGCTGGCGTTTTTTATTGTCCGAATATTCTCCACTTACCTGACTACAGGTCCAGGCGAGCCGCTAAAGAGTCGGCATATTCCTGCCATTGATCCAGCACCTGGCACTGAACCGATGTAGCACTAACGGCCAACTCCTCACGTGCCTGCTTAAATGCCAACAAGGTATTCGGCGCGCCCCATTCCGGGTTTGACAAACGTTGCTGGCAAAAAAGTTTCCAGCGCTGTTGCTCCTCGTTGTTCAAGGTGTCAGGAAAGTTACGTGCACGGTAGCGGAATAATAATTCCGGCAATCGATGATCATCAAAAGGCCACTGCTGATGTGCTAACTGTGAAGGTTCTGCCGCCCGGACTTGTTCGCATAAACGCCGGTCGCGGTCACCTATAAAACCGTCATAGAGCTGCTGCTCCGGGTCCTGACTCGGCACAAAATCTTCCTCGGCATACATCGCCGCCAACTTGTCGCGCCAAACTTCCTGTGCGTCAGTTAGTCGCAGCGCCCGCGACTGGCAGACAGCCATATCCAACTGAAGCCGCTCACGATCCTGCGCCCTTAGCACATTCAAGGGCGCAACGACCGGACAACGGTTGATATGCAACAACTTGAGCGGCACCGGCAGTTCACCGTCCGTCAGGTCTTCACGGCGCGTGTAGAGCCGCTGGCGCAAGGTATTGGCGTCCAGGTCCAGTAAACCCTGCGGGTCGAGCCCGAGGTCACAGACAATCAACGCATTGCGATTGCGCGGGTGCCAGGCCAGGGGCAGTACCACGCCCAGGTAATGACGCGCGGCGGAAAAACGACCTGAGATATGCACCATGGGTTGCAACAGGCGAACCTGATCCATCACACGCTGCTTGCTGCGCAGTTGGAATAGCCAGTCATACAGCTTGGGCTGTTTCTCGCGGACCAAACGGGCCAAGGCAATGGTGGCTCGCACGTCCGACAAGGCATCGTGGGCCTGGCCATGGTCTATGCCATTGGCTTCGGTCAACCGCTCAAGCTTGAGGGTGACACGACCGTCCTGCTCGGGCCAGACAATGCCTTCGGGGCGCAGCGCGTAGGCTGTGCGGACCACATCGATCAAGTCCCAGCGACTGTTGCCGCCCTGCCACTCACGGGCGTAGGGGTCAAAAAAGTTGCGGTACAGGCTGTAGCGCGTCATTTCATCATCAAAACGCAAGGTGTTGTAACCGGCCCCACAGGTACCCGTCGCGGCCAACTCGGCGTGCACGCGGGTCATGAAGTCGGCTTCGGCCAGGCCCTTTTCCGCCAGGATGCCGGGGGTAATACCGGTTATCGCGCAGGCGGCCGGGTGCGGCAGGATGTCATCGCTCGGCCGGCAATAAAGGTTGACCGGCGGGCCGACCTCGTTGAGTTCGAGGTCGGTACGAATACCGGCGACCTGGAGCGGGCGATCGCTGCGCGGGTTGATGCCGGTGGTTTCATAGTCGTACCAGAAGATGGTGGTCACGGGCTGTTCCTG is a window of Pseudomonas antarctica DNA encoding:
- the mvaT gene encoding histone-like nucleoid-structuring protein MvaT, producing MSLINEYRATEEAIKELQARLKNLSQDDKLQTELEFEGKLRTLMGEYSKSLRDIIALLDPESKIKAPRGAVKTTGTKRARKVKQYKNPHNGEVIETKGGNHKTLKEWKAKWGGDVVEGWATLLG
- the sbcB gene encoding exodeoxyribonuclease I; amino-acid sequence: MTTIFWYDYETTGINPRSDRPLQVAGIRTDLELNEVGPPVNLYCRPSDDILPHPAACAITGITPGILAEKGLAEADFMTRVHAELAATGTCGAGYNTLRFDDEMTRYSLYRNFFDPYAREWQGGNSRWDLIDVVRTAYALRPEGIVWPEQDGRVTLKLERLTEANGIDHGQAHDALSDVRATIALARLVREKQPKLYDWLFQLRSKQRVMDQVRLLQPMVHISGRFSAARHYLGVVLPLAWHPRNRNALIVCDLGLDPQGLLDLDANTLRQRLYTRREDLTDGELPVPLKLLHINRCPVVAPLNVLRAQDRERLQLDMAVCQSRALRLTDAQEVWRDKLAAMYAEEDFVPSQDPEQQLYDGFIGDRDRRLCEQVRAAEPSQLAHQQWPFDDHRLPELLFRYRARNFPDTLNNEEQQRWKLFCQQRLSNPEWGAPNTLLAFKQAREELAVSATSVQCQVLDQWQEYADSLAARLDL